A genome region from Flammeovirga agarivorans includes the following:
- a CDS encoding glycoside hydrolase family 95 protein, which produces MKKSNNNFIKYFIKVISIFMVLSCQEKTQIDIQQLQLRYEQPAEYWYQEALPIGNGYMGALIRGKVDIERIPINEETIWAGGPGELEEYNFGNKPGAYKHLEPVRKLLKEGKKKEAYQLTKDELFGVVQKGPKTDIPVSANRPVTRNPKHQDISFKGFGTYQTAVDLLVQVEDFGEVENYNRSLDIKNSVSTLDYSVGNTSHSRRSFASYPDHFLVFDFENNKKEGITYNVWFETFHQVKNASFKDGVYYLDCQLKNNGMEFQAVAKIVAEDSENIRFHQKRVEITNTNKLTILVTLSSDYKNEYPTYKGTDFRKVNRERLSRIDKKSLEQIYKDHKIDYQNLFDRVSFKLGKSSSKLDQMPTDKRLEKYSKGETDPGFESLYFQYGRYLLISSSRENSLPANLQGKWNVEMNPQWACDYHTDINVQMNYWPAEVANLSESHQALLNYVSSLQKPGEQSANDFYNANGWIVNTMNNIFGYTANNWGSWGYFPAGAAWLSQHLWEHYLFTQDIPFLHEQAYPVMKGAAEFWLDYLVEDENGELVSMPSFSPEHGGISIGAMMDQEIVWDLFTNIISAQDVLHNDEEFLQKIKLSRSKLLGPKIGQYGQLQEWKEDRDDPNNKHRHVSHLFALYPGKQISLKDTPELAKAARKSLEFRGDGGTGWSIAWKVNFWARLQDANHAYLCFRNLLKECHYHNHGGMTLQGGTYPNLFCAHPPFQIDGNLGGIAGMAEMLLQSDMNTLQLLPALPKEWSTGKVKGLKARGNFEVSLRWSNNELDTVTIKANTSRKVDVIYYDQLISLDLMKGEIIQLNKDLKVLSN; this is translated from the coding sequence TTGAAAAAATCGAACAATAACTTTATTAAATACTTCATTAAGGTAATAAGTATATTCATGGTGCTTTCTTGCCAAGAGAAAACTCAAATAGATATACAACAACTTCAATTGCGGTATGAACAACCTGCAGAGTATTGGTATCAAGAAGCCTTACCAATCGGTAATGGATATATGGGTGCCTTAATCAGAGGTAAAGTGGATATTGAGCGCATTCCAATAAATGAAGAAACGATTTGGGCAGGGGGACCTGGCGAATTAGAAGAGTATAATTTTGGGAATAAACCAGGAGCATACAAACATTTAGAACCTGTCAGAAAATTACTTAAAGAAGGGAAGAAAAAGGAAGCGTATCAACTGACGAAAGACGAACTATTTGGAGTGGTCCAAAAAGGTCCAAAAACGGATATTCCTGTAAGTGCCAACCGTCCTGTGACAAGAAACCCTAAACATCAGGATATCTCTTTTAAGGGTTTTGGAACTTATCAGACAGCAGTAGATTTACTCGTACAAGTAGAGGACTTTGGGGAAGTCGAAAATTACAATAGGTCTCTTGACATTAAGAATAGTGTCTCAACACTTGATTATTCTGTGGGTAATACTTCACATTCAAGAAGGTCATTTGCAAGCTATCCCGACCACTTCCTTGTCTTTGATTTTGAGAATAATAAAAAAGAAGGGATAACGTATAATGTTTGGTTTGAGACGTTTCATCAAGTAAAAAATGCATCTTTTAAAGATGGGGTTTATTACTTGGACTGCCAATTGAAAAATAATGGAATGGAATTTCAAGCAGTAGCTAAAATTGTTGCTGAAGACTCAGAAAATATAAGATTTCATCAAAAAAGAGTGGAAATCACTAATACGAATAAGTTGACTATTTTGGTGACTCTGAGTTCTGATTATAAAAATGAATATCCTACTTATAAAGGAACTGACTTTCGAAAGGTGAATAGAGAACGGCTATCAAGAATTGATAAGAAAAGTCTAGAGCAAATTTACAAGGATCATAAAATAGACTATCAAAATCTATTTGATAGGGTGAGCTTTAAGTTAGGAAAATCTTCTTCGAAGTTAGATCAGATGCCAACTGATAAGCGATTAGAAAAGTATTCTAAAGGAGAAACAGATCCAGGTTTTGAAAGTTTGTATTTTCAATATGGACGCTATTTGTTGATTAGTAGTTCAAGAGAAAACTCTTTACCTGCGAATCTTCAAGGTAAATGGAATGTAGAAATGAATCCTCAATGGGCTTGTGATTATCATACAGACATTAATGTTCAGATGAATTATTGGCCAGCGGAGGTGGCAAACCTCTCAGAATCTCATCAGGCGTTATTGAACTATGTTTCTTCACTTCAAAAGCCTGGTGAACAATCTGCCAACGATTTTTACAATGCAAATGGATGGATTGTAAATACGATGAACAATATCTTTGGGTACACGGCAAATAATTGGGGTAGTTGGGGATACTTTCCCGCCGGAGCGGCATGGTTAAGTCAACATTTGTGGGAACACTATCTATTTACACAAGATATACCTTTCTTACATGAACAAGCTTATCCAGTTATGAAAGGAGCAGCTGAGTTTTGGTTAGATTATTTAGTAGAAGATGAAAATGGAGAGTTAGTATCAATGCCATCATTTTCACCAGAACATGGTGGTATCTCAATAGGAGCAATGATGGATCAAGAAATTGTGTGGGACTTGTTTACCAATATTATCTCTGCACAAGATGTACTTCATAACGATGAAGAGTTTCTACAAAAAATAAAGCTGAGTAGGTCAAAATTATTAGGGCCTAAAATAGGCCAATACGGTCAATTACAAGAATGGAAAGAAGACAGAGATGATCCAAATAATAAACACAGACATGTTTCTCATCTTTTTGCTTTATACCCCGGAAAGCAGATTTCGTTGAAAGATACTCCAGAATTAGCTAAAGCAGCCCGAAAAAGTTTGGAGTTTAGAGGAGACGGAGGCACAGGTTGGTCAATTGCTTGGAAGGTAAACTTCTGGGCAAGGTTACAAGACGCAAATCATGCATACTTGTGTTTTAGAAATCTATTGAAAGAATGCCACTATCATAATCATGGAGGAATGACACTTCAGGGAGGTACTTATCCAAATTTATTTTGTGCTCATCCACCATTTCAAATTGATGGAAATTTAGGCGGTATTGCAGGAATGGCAGAAATGTTACTTCAGAGTGATATGAATACCTTACAACTGCTTCCTGCTTTACCAAAAGAATGGAGCACAGGTAAAGTAAAAGGGCTGAAAGCAAGAGGTAACTTTGAGGTGAGTTTAAGGTGGAGTAATAATGAATTAGATACTGTGACTATAAAAGCGAATACAAGTCGAAAGGTCGATGTAATATATTATGATCAACTTATTTCTTTGGATTTGATGAAAGGTGAAATAATTCAATTGAACAAAGACTTAAAAGTACTGAGTAATTAA
- a CDS encoding cystathionine gamma-synthase family protein → MSHKLRPESLMMTHGYKPELSEGAVKPPIFQTSTFVFQTAEEGKAFFEVAYGLREKGQDENLGLIYSRLNNPNLEILEDRLCLWDKSEDCAVFESGMSAISSVLLEFLKPGDLMLYSTPTYGGTDHFIHDLLVKINVTALPIRPDHTKKDMIKMIEKSGKADRLALIYLETPANPTNDLFDIGRCAKVAKHFNKKYKDKKVHVAVDNTYMGPLWSHPLTLGADIVLYSATKYIGGHSDLIAGAVLGSKEVIGRIKVLRTFLGNMVGPHTAWLLLRSLETLKVRMEAQMKNAQAVANFIKYHPKVKRVHYLGCIPQGTKEYKLYKKQYSSPGAMVSFEIKGGEKASFKFLNALSLIKLAVSLGSTESLAQHPASMTHIGVSDEDKKAFGITSSLIRLSIGVEHADDIIWDIQQALEKV, encoded by the coding sequence ATGTCACATAAGTTGAGACCAGAGTCGTTAATGATGACTCATGGCTACAAACCAGAACTATCAGAGGGAGCTGTTAAACCTCCTATTTTTCAGACTTCTACTTTTGTTTTTCAAACAGCAGAAGAAGGTAAAGCATTTTTTGAAGTAGCCTATGGATTAAGAGAGAAAGGACAGGATGAAAATTTAGGCCTTATCTACTCACGCCTTAATAATCCAAACCTTGAAATATTAGAGGACCGACTTTGCTTGTGGGATAAATCAGAAGACTGTGCCGTATTTGAAAGCGGTATGAGTGCTATTAGTTCAGTACTTCTTGAGTTCTTAAAGCCAGGAGATTTGATGCTATATAGTACACCTACTTATGGTGGTACGGATCATTTTATCCATGACCTACTAGTGAAAATTAATGTTACAGCTTTGCCAATCAGACCTGATCATACCAAAAAAGACATGATCAAAATGATTGAGAAGAGTGGAAAAGCAGATCGATTGGCATTGATATATCTGGAAACTCCAGCTAACCCTACCAATGACCTTTTCGATATTGGAAGATGTGCAAAAGTAGCGAAGCACTTCAATAAAAAATACAAAGACAAGAAAGTTCATGTTGCTGTAGATAATACCTATATGGGGCCATTATGGTCTCATCCTCTTACTTTGGGGGCTGATATCGTGTTATATTCAGCAACAAAGTACATAGGAGGTCATTCAGACTTAATTGCAGGTGCTGTATTAGGTAGTAAAGAAGTGATTGGTAGAATTAAAGTCTTACGAACTTTCTTAGGAAATATGGTAGGACCACATACGGCTTGGCTACTCTTACGTTCTCTGGAAACGTTAAAGGTGAGAATGGAGGCACAAATGAAAAATGCTCAAGCTGTTGCCAACTTTATTAAATACCATCCTAAGGTAAAAAGAGTACATTATTTAGGCTGTATTCCTCAAGGGACAAAGGAGTATAAATTATATAAAAAGCAATATTCTTCACCAGGAGCAATGGTTTCATTCGAAATTAAAGGAGGAGAAAAGGCAAGTTTTAAATTCCTAAATGCTCTTAGCCTAATTAAGTTGGCTGTTAGTTTAGGTTCAACGGAAAGTTTAGCTCAACATCCTGCTTCAATGACTCATATTGGAGTATCCGATGAGGATAAAAAGGCATTTGGAATCACCTCGAGTCTTATTCGTTTATCCATCGGAGTCGAACATGCAGACGATATTATTTGGGATATCCAACAAGCTTTGGAAAAAGTATAA
- a CDS encoding right-handed parallel beta-helix repeat-containing protein → MNCTTQKEQTSAAYYFDTIVGDDLNDGTKASPFKSLEKIKSLQLEAGDSILFKSGQTFDGGVVLEFLGKGWQIPLVITSTEKEKATIDAKGGTHALYINSCSNIKATNLRLVGNAGKVDEEEAMRCGVLYTTTKEGDFENITFKDLEVEDIFYNQPGIERGAKEVNTANGTQKYGWGIRAILKNKNSTLHNLLIEDCHVRNVAHTGIKLTGNANVGIENFVIKNCVVEYTGGPGIQMSRVKKGHVYNNTVDHSGSDNDSRKWGRGSGLWTWGSDSIIIEKNRFTNANGPGDSAGAHIDYNCSNIVLQYNYSQNNAGGFIEVLGNNYNCSYRYNVSVNDGYRTKGEDGAFQEGKVFWLSGYQGNKKRKGPFNTYIYNNTIYLDNKITAKIAVDKATKGVFIANNIFHFEGDAKLVLGDQYTPDKGGDSEVENITFKNNIFYSRSNWPKEVLIQPNQSKYADVHFANVKGSSIEDFIPHNSKEIKQKGIQIQTIQQDSIGLIYGLEVSEDILGNPISEIPSIGAIEIM, encoded by the coding sequence TAAAATCGCTTCAGCTGGAGGCAGGAGATAGTATACTTTTCAAAAGTGGACAAACGTTTGATGGTGGTGTGGTTTTGGAATTTTTAGGTAAAGGCTGGCAAATTCCATTAGTTATTACTTCAACGGAAAAAGAGAAGGCAACAATTGATGCAAAGGGTGGAACACATGCATTATATATCAATAGTTGCTCGAATATAAAGGCTACAAACCTTAGGTTAGTGGGTAATGCTGGTAAAGTAGATGAGGAAGAAGCAATGCGTTGTGGAGTACTTTATACTACAACTAAAGAGGGTGATTTTGAAAATATTACTTTTAAAGACCTAGAAGTCGAAGATATTTTCTACAACCAACCAGGGATTGAACGTGGTGCTAAAGAAGTGAATACAGCCAATGGAACGCAAAAGTATGGATGGGGTATCAGAGCAATTCTTAAAAATAAAAATTCAACACTTCACAACCTTTTGATTGAAGATTGCCATGTTAGGAATGTAGCCCATACGGGTATTAAGTTAACAGGGAATGCAAATGTTGGAATCGAAAATTTTGTGATTAAAAACTGTGTAGTAGAATATACTGGTGGGCCTGGAATACAAATGTCTCGAGTTAAAAAAGGACATGTTTATAATAATACTGTTGACCACTCTGGGAGTGATAACGACTCTAGAAAATGGGGTAGAGGAAGTGGATTATGGACTTGGGGTTCTGATAGTATTATAATAGAAAAGAACAGGTTTACAAATGCCAATGGTCCGGGAGATTCCGCAGGAGCACATATTGACTATAATTGCAGCAACATTGTTTTACAATACAATTACAGTCAGAATAATGCAGGAGGTTTTATTGAGGTATTAGGCAATAATTATAATTGTAGTTATCGCTATAATGTAAGTGTAAATGATGGGTACAGAACAAAAGGTGAAGATGGTGCTTTTCAAGAGGGAAAAGTCTTTTGGCTTTCGGGATACCAAGGAAATAAAAAACGAAAAGGACCTTTTAATACATATATTTATAACAATACAATCTACTTGGATAACAAAATCACTGCAAAAATTGCTGTTGATAAGGCAACAAAAGGAGTATTTATTGCCAATAATATTTTTCACTTCGAAGGAGATGCCAAGCTGGTATTAGGAGACCAATATACACCTGATAAAGGTGGTGACTCTGAAGTAGAGAATATAACTTTCAAAAATAATATCTTTTATTCTCGATCAAATTGGCCAAAAGAGGTACTCATTCAACCGAATCAATCAAAGTATGCAGATGTACATTTTGCAAATGTAAAAGGATCATCGATTGAAGATTTTATTCCTCATAATAGCAAAGAAATTAAACAAAAAGGCATCCAAATTCAGACTATACAACAAGATAGTATAGGGCTAATTTATGGCCTTGAAGTATCTGAGGATATTTTAGGTAATCCAATTTCAGAGATACCAAGTATCGGTGCAATTGAAATCATGTAA